Within Elizabethkingia sp. JS20170427COW, the genomic segment TTTATATTAAATAATAGATAAAAATTCTTAAACACAAATAAAAAAAACAACACAAATAAGCCTAAATCAAAGAAAACAAATCTATCTATCGGGTAAAAGTATTGAACAATTATTAAACAGCTTATAAAAATAATTACTAGGCTATAATATTTATTTAAAGTAAAAATAAAGTACTTCCATCTCTCCCTGTTAAAAGAACTGGAATAAAATAAAAAACTTAAAAAACTCCTCAGAAGAGCCCAAATCGATAAGCCTATAAAAGCAAAACCAAACCTGCTAAGTGTATATCCTTGTATTTGGATATTCTCTGCTATTAGTCTAGGTACCACAGGAATGTATCGGGTAATAAAAATAGAGAGTACAAAAACATAAGTAAGCCCTATTAATCCCCAATTAATAAAAACATTACTGGTATCTTCTTGTGTAGATTTTAAAAAATCTATCAAAGAAATTCCTTTATTTAAAATCCTAGAAGACAACACATACAGCAGTACAACTCCCGTTAAGCTGTAGATTACCCAGTCATGATTTTCAACAATTCTTATCAATTTTTTTTTACAAAAATAATCACATTCATTAGGTATACAAAATTTAGATTAGAATAACTTATCTTTGTACCCAAATTTTATGAAAAAATTAGTCATCATCCCGACCTATAACGAGAGAGATAATATCCGTGATATTATCCAAGCTGTTATGCAACTTCAACAAGATTTTTATGTACTTATTGTTGACGACTCCTCTCCTGATGGTACTGGAGATATTGTATCATCGATGATTTCTGAATATCCCAATCAACTTTTCCTAACTGTAAGAAAGGTAAAAGATGGTTTAGGAAAAGCTTACCTACACGGCTTCCAATGGGCTTTAGATCATGGATACGACTACATCTTCGAGATGGATGCCGATTTTTCACACAACCCTAATGACCTCCCTAGGTTATATGAAGCCTGCCTAAATGCTGATATGGCAATAGGCTCCAGATATTCGCAAGGTGTAAATGTGGTTAACTGGCCTATGGGAAGAGTACTTCTTTCTTATTTCGCTTCTAAATATGTGAGGATGGTCTTAGGAATCCCCGTTCACGACACCACTGCCGGCTTTGTATGTTTTGCTAGAAAAACGCTAGAAACCATAGGCTTAGACAAAATAAAATTAAAAGGTTATGGTTTTCAGATAGAAATGAAATACAGAACCTTCAAAAAAGGCCTGAAAATTGTTGAAGTTCCTATCATCTTTACCGATAGAACTAAAGGCGAATCCAAAATGAATGGCAGCATTATCCAAGAAGCCTTATTTGGAGTCCTCAACCTAAGATGGAAAAGCATTATCAATAGATTGTAAGCAATGTCTCATCTAAAAAAGACCTATCATGAAAAAATTCAGTTTTATTCTTTTTAGCGCATTAGCCATTACGGCCTGCTCACAAATTGAAAAACCCGATCATCTTATTAGCAAAGATGAAATGGCTGAAATCATCATGGAATCTACTCTTTACGATAACTCTTCCTATCTTAACCCTAGCAATAATATGGAAACTACTAGCAAATTAATTCTAGAAAAACATAAAGTTACTGGAAAACAATTTGCGGACAGTTATAAATATTACCTGGTAAACAAGGATATCGATAAAATCTTAGATAAAGCCAAAGAAAAACTGGTAGAGCTAGATCCTAAAGCTCAGGAATATATTGATAAAAAAGACAATAAAAATAAACAAGAAACAAATGGTAGTCCTGCTACCGTTGAATATTAATCAGAATGGACAAATTCTTTGAAATAGAAAAATTTTCAGATTCCGGGAAAGCACGTGCTGGAGTAATCACTACAGATCATGGAAAAATACAAACTCCCATCTTCATGCCTGTAGGTACGGTTGCTAGCGTAAAAACCGTTCACCAAAGAGAACTAAAAGAAGATATAAAAGCCCAAATTATCTTGGGAAATACCTACCACCTATACTTGCGCCCTGGTATGGATATCATGCAACAAGCAGGCGGTCTTCACAAATTTATGAACTGGGATAGACCTATCCTAACCGATAGTGGTGGCTACCAAGTTTTTTCATTATCTTCTAGCAGAAAAATGAATGAGGAAGGCGTAAAATTCAAATCCCATATCGATGGTAGTTACCACATGATTTCCCCTGAAAAATCTATGGAAATCCAAAGAAAAATTGGGGCAGATATCTTCATGGCTTTTGATGAATGTACTCCTTTCCCTTGCGAATATAATTTAGCTAAAAAATCTATGGAACTCACCCATAGGTGGCTAAAAAGATGTATCGATTGGACGCAAAACAACCCAGAAATTTACGGACACAAACAACATCTTTTCCCTATCGTACAAGGTTCTGTATATTCTGACCTAAGAAAAATTTCCGCAGAAGTTATCTCAGAGGCTGGAGCGTCTGGAAACGCAATTGGAGGACTTTCTGTAGGTGAACCTGAAGAAGAAATGTATCGCATTACCAACGAGGTTACCGATATCCTTCCGAAAGACAAACCTAGATACCTTATGGGGGTTGGTACTCCTTGGAATATTCTTGAATCCATAGGACTAGGGGTGGACATGATGGATTGCGTAATGCCTACTAGAAATGCTAGAAACGGTATGCTTTTTACTTGGAATGGAGTAATCAACATTAAAAATGAAAAGTGGAAAAAAGATTTCTCTCCACTAGATCCTTCTGGAGCTTCTTATGTAGATTTCGAATATTCTAAAGCTTATGTAAGACATTTATTTGTTGCAAAAGAATATCTTGGTAAACAAATTGCCTCTCTACACAACCTAGCCTTCTACCTAGATTTGGTAAGGGTAGCAAGAGAACACATCCTTGCTGGAGACTTCTACGAATGGAAAAACAGTATCATTCCTCAGTTAAAAACAAGACTATAGTCGTGAAGATTATTGACCGATATATCATCAAAAAATTTTTAGGAACACTAGCTTTTATGCTAGTGTTGCTTTCCATCATCGTAATCGTAATCGATGTACAAGCCAAAACCCCAAGGATAGAAGCTAATGGTTTTACTGTTGGATATTTCCTACTCCACTTCTACCCTTTCTGGATGGTGTATCTCATCATTACCTTTATGTCTATATTGGTGTTTATTTCGGTAATATTTTTTACTTCAAAAATGGCTAACAATACTGAGATTGTTGCCATTGTTAGTGGTGGTGTAAGCTTCCACCGCTTTGCAAAACCTTATCTCATCGCTGCCTTGCTCTTGGCATTTTCTGCCTTGGCTATTAATCACTTTATCCTTCCTTGGGCTAACATCCAGAAGAATAAATTGATTATCTACACCATGAACGCAGCCAACAAAAGCAAGTACACCGATAACAGACAAATTTCTACCCAACTTAGCCCAGATGAATACGTCTTCATCAATACTTTTAACCCTACCGAAAATAGAGGATACGGCTACATGTATCAGAAATTTGATAAAAACAAAAAATTAATTTTACAAATTTCCGCTAACGACATCGTTTGGGTTCCAGAAAAGAAAAACTATATGCTTAGCACCTATTATGAAAGAAAAATAGGTAAAAATGATAGCGAAATCATCAGTAATGGCGAAACAAAACACCAGAACCTAGGAGGGTCTCCAGAAGAGATATTCCCCAGTGAGTTGCTCGGAGAAAATAAAACAACGCCCAACCTAATTAAGTTTATCAATCACGAAAAATCAAAAGGAAATGCCAACATTGCCACCTATGAAAATGAGCTTCATGCAAGAAGCAGCATGCCTTTATCCATCATTATCCTTACTTTTTTAGCCCTATCTCTATCTTCACAAAAAAAACGAGGTGGCTTAGGAGCCAACCTCGCTATTGGGATATCACTTGCCTTTGTATTTGTTTTTTCTTTTGAAGCTTTAAAACTAGTTTCCGCTTCCCAAGCAATAAGTCCTTTGCTAGCAATGTGGCTTCCGAACATTATCTTTGCTCCTATTGCTCTATACTTATACTTTAAAAGAGCTAATCAATAAAGCAATTTTATTTCTTTGTAATAAAATTTCTGATTACCATCCTGTTCTAGTTCAACATGTAGATAACCTTCATTATCTACACTTTGGATAATGCCATTTTGTCTAAGCGTATTTTTCTCAAAAACAGAAACCTTGAATCTTCTAAATAAATGATTATTATACTCTTGCAAAATTTTTATCTCTTTTTTATCCTCTAAAAGATGCTTCACTAAATATGAGTGGAAACTTTTTGCAAACTCTTGCAAATCAAAATCCTTATTAGTCTGGGTTTTAAGAGACCCTGCTTTAGAGATTTCCTCAAAATTTTCTTGCAAAATATTGACCCCTATCCCAATAATATAATAATCGTGATGGTGGATTTTTTTCTTCTCCAGAAGTATGCCCACTACCTTTTTTCCATTCAAAATAATATCATTAGGCCACTTAACTTCTGCCTGAATATCGGTAATATTGGCAAGAAAATCTCTAACCACCAAAGCGGTATGAAAATTGAAGTGTGTAGCTGAAATTCGAATAGAAGAGCATGGTATCAATAGCGAATACGCCAAATTTTTATTTTCTATGCTCTCCCAAACATTTCCATATTGCCCTCTCCCTTTTGTTTGGTTAAAAGTATAAACAGCAAAAGGTGCGGATAGTTCTTCTTCCACAAAATTGGAGATCTCATCATTGGTAGATCCTACTATCGGTAAATAGAGTAAGGAATTCATTTTTTAGGATTTTTTAAATATAGAAGTTAAATAAAAAAAGTAACTTTGCATATACTATAATTTTTTAAATGAGTAAAATTAACGAAAAACAGCAATTAGTCGATAAAATTATCGAAGCAATACAAGACACTAAAGGTGAAGATATCCAAATCTTAGACCTATCCCATATCGAAAACT encodes:
- a CDS encoding biotin--[acetyl-CoA-carboxylase] ligase translates to MNSLLYLPIVGSTNDEISNFVEEELSAPFAVYTFNQTKGRGQYGNVWESIENKNLAYSLLIPCSSIRISATHFNFHTALVVRDFLANITDIQAEVKWPNDIILNGKKVVGILLEKKKIHHHDYYIIGIGVNILQENFEEISKAGSLKTQTNKDFDLQEFAKSFHSYLVKHLLEDKKEIKILQEYNNHLFRRFKVSVFEKNTLRQNGIIQSVDNEGYLHVELEQDGNQKFYYKEIKLLY
- a CDS encoding polyprenol monophosphomannose synthase; amino-acid sequence: MKKLVIIPTYNERDNIRDIIQAVMQLQQDFYVLIVDDSSPDGTGDIVSSMISEYPNQLFLTVRKVKDGLGKAYLHGFQWALDHGYDYIFEMDADFSHNPNDLPRLYEACLNADMAIGSRYSQGVNVVNWPMGRVLLSYFASKYVRMVLGIPVHDTTAGFVCFARKTLETIGLDKIKLKGYGFQIEMKYRTFKKGLKIVEVPIIFTDRTKGESKMNGSIIQEALFGVLNLRWKSIINRL
- a CDS encoding DUF4296 domain-containing protein, with product MKKFSFILFSALAITACSQIEKPDHLISKDEMAEIIMESTLYDNSSYLNPSNNMETTSKLILEKHKVTGKQFADSYKYYLVNKDIDKILDKAKEKLVELDPKAQEYIDKKDNKNKQETNGSPATVEY
- a CDS encoding LptF/LptG family permease, encoding MKIIDRYIIKKFLGTLAFMLVLLSIIVIVIDVQAKTPRIEANGFTVGYFLLHFYPFWMVYLIITFMSILVFISVIFFTSKMANNTEIVAIVSGGVSFHRFAKPYLIAALLLAFSALAINHFILPWANIQKNKLIIYTMNAANKSKYTDNRQISTQLSPDEYVFINTFNPTENRGYGYMYQKFDKNKKLILQISANDIVWVPEKKNYMLSTYYERKIGKNDSEIISNGETKHQNLGGSPEEIFPSELLGENKTTPNLIKFINHEKSKGNANIATYENELHARSSMPLSIIILTFLALSLSSQKKRGGLGANLAIGISLAFVFVFSFEALKLVSASQAISPLLAMWLPNIIFAPIALYLYFKRANQ
- the tgt gene encoding tRNA guanosine(34) transglycosylase Tgt — its product is MDKFFEIEKFSDSGKARAGVITTDHGKIQTPIFMPVGTVASVKTVHQRELKEDIKAQIILGNTYHLYLRPGMDIMQQAGGLHKFMNWDRPILTDSGGYQVFSLSSSRKMNEEGVKFKSHIDGSYHMISPEKSMEIQRKIGADIFMAFDECTPFPCEYNLAKKSMELTHRWLKRCIDWTQNNPEIYGHKQHLFPIVQGSVYSDLRKISAEVISEAGASGNAIGGLSVGEPEEEMYRITNEVTDILPKDKPRYLMGVGTPWNILESIGLGVDMMDCVMPTRNARNGMLFTWNGVINIKNEKWKKDFSPLDPSGASYVDFEYSKAYVRHLFVAKEYLGKQIASLHNLAFYLDLVRVAREHILAGDFYEWKNSIIPQLKTRL
- a CDS encoding DUF4271 domain-containing protein, whose protein sequence is MLSSRILNKGISLIDFLKSTQEDTSNVFINWGLIGLTYVFVLSIFITRYIPVVPRLIAENIQIQGYTLSRFGFAFIGLSIWALLRSFLSFLFYSSSFNRERWKYFIFTLNKYYSLVIIFISCLIIVQYFYPIDRFVFFDLGLFVLFFLFVFKNFYLLFNINPAFPKEWYYKFLYICTLQILPTLVVWKFLFLGL